Proteins from one Listeria innocua genomic window:
- the pdxT gene encoding pyridoxal 5'-phosphate synthase glutaminase subunit PdxT, producing the protein MKKIGVLALQGAVDEHIQMIESAGALAFKVKHSNDLAGLDGLVLPGGESTTMRKIMKRYDLMEPVKAFAKEGKAIFGTCAGLVLLSKEIEGGEESLGLLDATAIRNGFGRQKESFEAELTVEVFDDSPFEAVFIRAPYLIEPSDEVSVLATVENRIVAAKQANILVTAFHPELTNDNRLMKYFLEKMV; encoded by the coding sequence ATGAAAAAAATTGGTGTCCTTGCACTTCAAGGTGCAGTTGATGAACATATTCAAATGATTGAATCAGCCGGTGCTCTTGCTTTTAAAGTAAAGCATTCAAATGATTTAGCTGGGCTTGACGGACTTGTTTTACCAGGTGGTGAAAGTACAACGATGCGCAAGATTATGAAACGTTATGATTTAATGGAACCTGTTAAAGCATTTGCCAAGGAAGGTAAAGCTATCTTTGGGACTTGTGCGGGACTTGTGCTTTTGTCAAAAGAAATTGAAGGCGGCGAAGAAAGCCTTGGATTACTTGATGCTACAGCAATTCGTAATGGTTTTGGCCGTCAGAAAGAAAGTTTTGAAGCTGAATTAACTGTCGAAGTATTTGATGATTCGCCTTTTGAAGCCGTATTTATTCGCGCGCCTTACTTAATTGAACCGAGTGATGAAGTGTCCGTGCTCGCAACCGTTGAAAACCGAATCGTAGCTGCTAAACAAGCCAACATTTTAGTCACCGCATTCCATCCTGAACTAACTAACGACAATCGCTTGATGAAGTACTTCCTCGAAAAAATGGTATAA
- the pta gene encoding phosphate acetyltransferase → MSELFTTIKGQVTGKNVRIVLPEGTDERIVGAAARLQKENIVTPILLGNKAEIEAKAKEIGVSVEGITIHDPATDPLFDELVAAFVERRKGKATEEAARKMLVDPNYFGTMLVYTGKAEGLVSGAAHSTGDTVRPALQIIKTKPGVSKVAGAMIMVRGEERYLFSDVAINIAPVAADLAENAIVSAETAEIFGIDPRVAMLSFSTKGSAKSDETEKVVEATAIAKEKAPELTLDGEFQFDAAFVPTVAEKKAPGSVIKGDANVFIFPSLEAGNIGYKIAQRLGNFEAVGPILQGLNAPVNDLSRGCNTDDVYNLTLITAAQAVNK, encoded by the coding sequence ATGAGTGAATTATTTACTACTATCAAAGGACAAGTTACTGGGAAAAACGTGCGCATTGTATTGCCTGAAGGAACTGACGAACGTATTGTCGGAGCAGCTGCACGTCTGCAAAAGGAAAATATCGTAACACCAATTTTACTTGGAAACAAAGCTGAAATTGAAGCAAAAGCAAAAGAAATTGGCGTTTCTGTTGAAGGGATTACTATTCATGACCCTGCGACCGATCCACTTTTTGATGAATTAGTGGCTGCATTTGTAGAGCGTCGTAAAGGGAAAGCAACGGAAGAAGCTGCTCGTAAAATGCTCGTTGATCCAAACTATTTTGGAACAATGCTTGTATACACTGGAAAAGCAGAAGGTCTTGTAAGTGGCGCGGCTCACTCTACTGGTGACACTGTTCGTCCAGCACTACAAATTATTAAAACAAAACCAGGCGTAAGTAAAGTTGCCGGCGCAATGATTATGGTTCGTGGCGAGGAACGTTACTTATTCAGTGATGTAGCTATCAATATTGCACCAGTTGCAGCAGACTTAGCAGAAAATGCGATTGTAAGTGCAGAAACAGCGGAAATCTTCGGCATTGATCCACGTGTTGCAATGCTAAGTTTCTCTACAAAAGGTTCTGCAAAATCCGATGAAACGGAAAAAGTGGTTGAAGCAACTGCTATTGCAAAAGAAAAAGCACCTGAATTAACGCTTGATGGTGAATTCCAATTTGACGCGGCATTTGTTCCAACTGTTGCTGAGAAAAAAGCGCCAGGTTCCGTTATTAAAGGGGATGCAAATGTATTTATCTTCCCAAGCCTAGAAGCAGGAAACATTGGCTACAAAATTGCGCAACGTTTAGGTAACTTTGAAGCAGTTGGCCCAATTTTACAAGGCTTAAATGCGCCAGTAAACGATTTATCTCGTGGTTGTAATACTGATGACGTTTATAACTTAACGTTAATTACAGCAGCGCAAGCAGTGAATAAATAA
- a CDS encoding FeoA family protein produces the protein MQLNETAVGEKVRISELKIENAMLKRRLLALGCDEGCDICIKQKGLFGGPCTFETKGQYISIRQCDACAIMVERR, from the coding sequence ATGCAATTAAATGAAACTGCTGTCGGCGAAAAAGTTCGCATCTCAGAGTTAAAAATCGAGAATGCGATGCTTAAACGCCGCTTACTTGCGCTTGGTTGCGATGAAGGTTGTGATATTTGTATCAAACAAAAAGGACTATTTGGTGGTCCATGCACTTTTGAAACAAAAGGACAATATATAAGCATTAGACAATGTGATGCTTGTGCCATTATGGTGGAACGCAGATGA
- the feoB gene encoding ferrous iron transport protein B: MSQNTYCILGNPNTGKTSLFNALTGSYEYVGNWSGVTVEKKVGTLRSKTGKLIDLPGIYDLNPISRDETVVTRFLLEEKFDCMLNIVDSSQIERNLNLTVQLLEYGAPVVMGLNMIDVAAGRGIHLNIQNLAKKLRIPILPVVARSGKGTEEILSTLSEKHVAPAIPLVLQYGEPAEKAIKEIQALTKELIPAKQSRWLAIQFLSKNDVTEAFLTSNSAFEQLQQIRAELESELNGKLENHFHQVRASYIHDICLTSVEYTRNSDIPLSDKLDKIFTHKLLGIPIFLGIMWLIFQITFTWVGAPLSDLLDGFIGGSLTDWVTSFLTTIGASGFIIDLVADGIIAGVGGVLVFVPQILVIFFFISVLEDSGYMARIAVVMDRVMEIFGLNGKAFIPMIIGFGCNVPGIMAARSIEESKERTLTILVSPFMSCSARLPVYALFVGVFFEKHQALVVLSLYVIGILMALIVTKILSKTLLKKDNSVFVVELPPYRLPSLKTLWRSTWEKGKGFLRKAGTFIFAGSVIIWLLNYAGPSGLDVPMGESFLAIIGGMLAPLLVPLGFGTWQAGATLIPGFLAKEVVVSTMAIIYAVGESSLGSIVSTFYTPLSAYCFMLFILLYIPCLATVAAIRKETSSWKWTAFSVAYPLVTAYVLVFLVYQIGSLFV; the protein is encoded by the coding sequence ATGAGCCAAAATACATATTGCATACTCGGAAATCCGAACACTGGTAAAACTTCTTTATTTAATGCACTAACGGGCTCTTATGAATATGTAGGAAACTGGAGCGGAGTAACCGTTGAAAAGAAAGTCGGTACTTTACGTTCTAAAACAGGAAAATTAATTGATTTACCCGGTATTTATGACTTAAATCCTATCTCTCGTGATGAAACAGTTGTCACTAGATTTTTACTTGAAGAAAAATTCGATTGCATGTTAAACATTGTCGATTCCTCACAAATTGAACGCAATTTAAATTTAACTGTTCAACTGCTTGAGTACGGCGCACCTGTTGTGATGGGTCTTAATATGATAGATGTAGCTGCTGGACGCGGCATTCATTTAAACATCCAAAACTTAGCAAAAAAACTACGTATTCCGATTTTGCCAGTAGTTGCGCGTTCTGGAAAAGGAACCGAGGAAATTTTATCTACTTTATCTGAAAAGCATGTGGCACCAGCGATTCCGCTTGTTTTACAATACGGCGAACCAGCTGAGAAAGCAATCAAAGAAATTCAGGCTTTAACAAAAGAACTGATTCCTGCTAAACAATCGCGCTGGTTAGCAATTCAATTTCTTTCCAAAAATGACGTAACGGAAGCATTTTTAACATCTAATTCGGCGTTCGAACAGTTGCAACAAATCCGTGCTGAGTTAGAAAGTGAACTCAACGGCAAACTAGAAAATCATTTCCACCAAGTGCGCGCGAGTTATATTCATGATATTTGTTTGACCTCAGTCGAATACACGCGCAATTCGGATATTCCACTATCAGACAAACTCGATAAAATTTTTACACATAAATTATTAGGTATTCCGATTTTCTTAGGAATTATGTGGTTAATTTTCCAGATAACCTTTACTTGGGTTGGCGCCCCGCTCTCAGACTTGCTTGATGGTTTTATCGGCGGGTCGCTCACGGACTGGGTGACATCTTTCTTAACAACTATTGGTGCGTCTGGGTTTATCATTGATTTGGTCGCGGATGGCATCATCGCTGGCGTTGGTGGGGTTCTTGTCTTCGTTCCTCAAATCTTAGTTATTTTCTTCTTTATTTCCGTCTTAGAGGATTCTGGATATATGGCCAGAATAGCAGTTGTGATGGACCGAGTAATGGAAATTTTCGGCTTAAATGGGAAAGCTTTTATACCAATGATTATTGGTTTTGGTTGTAACGTACCCGGAATTATGGCTGCCAGGTCAATTGAAGAATCCAAAGAACGAACACTAACTATTCTTGTTTCACCATTTATGTCCTGCTCTGCGCGACTCCCTGTTTATGCTCTTTTTGTAGGCGTGTTTTTCGAGAAACATCAGGCGCTCGTAGTACTTTCACTTTACGTTATCGGTATTTTAATGGCACTCATTGTCACTAAAATCCTTTCAAAAACTTTACTTAAAAAAGATAATTCCGTATTCGTCGTTGAGCTACCACCGTATCGTTTACCTTCACTCAAAACATTATGGCGCAGCACTTGGGAAAAAGGAAAAGGATTCTTGCGTAAAGCAGGCACATTTATTTTTGCAGGTTCGGTTATTATTTGGTTGTTAAACTACGCCGGACCATCCGGACTCGATGTACCAATGGGCGAAAGTTTCTTAGCAATAATCGGCGGAATGCTAGCACCACTGCTCGTTCCTTTAGGATTTGGTACTTGGCAAGCTGGCGCGACACTGATTCCTGGTTTTCTAGCAAAAGAAGTAGTCGTTTCTACAATGGCGATTATTTATGCAGTTGGAGAAAGTTCACTTGGCAGCATCGTTAGCACCTTCTATACGCCACTTTCGGCTTATTGCTTTATGTTGTTCATCTTGCTTTATATTCCGTGTTTAGCAACGGTTGCGGCGATTCGAAAAGAAACTAGTTCGTGGAAATGGACCGCATTCTCTGTCGCTTATCCACTTGTTACAGCTTACGTGTTAGTATTTCTTGTTTATCAAATCGGCAGTCTATTCGTTTAA
- a CDS encoding FeoB-associated Cys-rich membrane protein, with amino-acid sequence MFFVSIIVNLLLGGAIFGYTIYAIIKFVKRSKEGKCGGCELEKACNCESDEHTNLDHIFK; translated from the coding sequence ATGTTTTTCGTGAGTATTATCGTTAATTTATTACTTGGCGGAGCAATTTTTGGTTATACTATTTACGCGATTATAAAATTTGTAAAACGTAGCAAAGAAGGAAAATGCGGCGGCTGCGAACTCGAAAAAGCTTGTAATTGCGAGTCAGACGAACATACGAATTTGGATCATATATTTAAATAG
- a CDS encoding metallophosphoesterase — protein MALKMKWVTLVSIIIVLLVVGWFLGTRLTVKKYEVSSTKIEKEIKLVQLSDLHFSEFGDKNEKLLDKVARLNPDVIAITGDLFDKQGDSVPKELIKKLTKIAPVYYSPGNHEYDVKNAYEDDYKPFLEKMGVVNLEDKTATIDVGGQKFQMSGLRSSANLDYDYPYYKEGIAEIKTQQDSQYYQILLSHMPDYFELYVENGFDLTLSGHTHGGIVRIPYTNIGAIAPGPQRTLLPEYVYGEHSKDGKTMIISAGLGAGSLHQKAFPRLGNPYEIVAVTIKPETK, from the coding sequence ATGGCTTTAAAGATGAAATGGGTTACTTTAGTTAGTATTATTATCGTGCTTTTAGTGGTGGGCTGGTTTCTAGGGACTAGGCTGACAGTGAAAAAATATGAGGTGAGCTCTACTAAAATTGAAAAAGAAATTAAACTAGTGCAACTATCGGATTTGCATTTTAGTGAATTTGGCGATAAAAATGAAAAATTGCTAGATAAAGTGGCTCGTTTAAATCCAGATGTGATTGCGATTACTGGGGATCTTTTTGATAAACAAGGGGATAGTGTTCCTAAAGAACTTATTAAAAAGCTTACGAAGATTGCGCCCGTGTATTATTCACCTGGAAACCACGAATACGATGTTAAAAATGCCTATGAGGACGATTACAAGCCTTTTTTAGAAAAAATGGGTGTAGTTAACTTAGAAGACAAAACAGCTACTATCGATGTGGGCGGGCAGAAATTTCAGATGTCTGGTTTGCGGAGTAGTGCGAATTTAGATTATGATTATCCTTATTATAAAGAAGGTATAGCGGAGATAAAAACGCAGCAAGATTCGCAGTACTATCAAATTCTTTTGTCACATATGCCGGATTATTTTGAGCTTTATGTGGAAAATGGCTTTGATTTAACCTTAAGTGGTCATACGCATGGCGGAATTGTGCGGATTCCATATACAAATATTGGTGCGATTGCTCCTGGACCACAGCGAACACTGTTGCCGGAGTATGTTTACGGTGAGCATTCGAAAGATGGGAAGACGATGATAATTTCTGCTGGACTTGGCGCGGGGAGTCTTCATCAAAAAGCTTTTCCGCGGTTGGGGAATCCATATGAAATTGTTGCGGTTACGATAAAACCGGAGACGAAATAA
- a CDS encoding DeoR/GlpR family DNA-binding transcription regulator, which yields MNQKERIVKALKLLESKKTISQEELMRIFSISKDTARRDILKLVESGLAERYPGGVSLPILKPQIESYTSRLVKQSEQKQAIASAAGEVIKDHMTIYLDVSTTVHFLASDLEQNDLLVVTNSMDNAIAAAQNEANKVYLLGGFFNFHSRVLSGEPVLGQLKQFNFDVAFIGGAGLTEQGIFYSELTDVYMKQEIIRNSEKVYLLIDHTKVNTKTAFKLDFSGIDAVITNEPLPKDLMQHLISKEVEVISLKGL from the coding sequence ATGAATCAAAAAGAAAGAATAGTGAAAGCCCTGAAGCTACTAGAGAGCAAGAAAACTATTTCTCAAGAAGAACTCATGCGGATTTTTTCCATTTCAAAAGATACGGCAAGGCGTGATATTTTAAAATTAGTCGAAAGCGGACTCGCAGAACGCTATCCAGGTGGGGTTTCACTACCAATTTTAAAACCTCAAATAGAAAGTTATACAAGTAGATTAGTGAAGCAGAGTGAACAGAAACAAGCAATTGCCTCAGCTGCTGGCGAAGTAATAAAAGATCATATGACTATCTATTTAGATGTTTCAACTACAGTTCATTTTTTGGCTTCAGACCTTGAGCAAAATGATTTATTGGTTGTGACTAATTCTATGGATAATGCAATCGCAGCAGCTCAGAATGAAGCTAATAAAGTATACTTGCTTGGCGGTTTTTTCAACTTCCATTCACGTGTATTATCCGGCGAGCCTGTTTTAGGCCAACTCAAACAATTTAACTTTGACGTTGCTTTTATTGGTGGTGCTGGGCTAACGGAACAAGGTATCTTTTATTCCGAACTTACAGACGTCTACATGAAGCAAGAGATTATCAGAAATTCCGAAAAAGTATACCTGTTAATTGATCATACGAAAGTGAATACAAAGACTGCATTCAAGCTTGATTTCTCTGGAATTGATGCCGTCATAACAAATGAGCCCCTGCCAAAAGATTTGATGCAACACCTTATTTCTAAAGAAGTAGAAGTTATATCTTTGAAAGGATTGTGA
- the nagA gene encoding N-acetylglucosamine-6-phosphate deacetylase: MAIIKNVKVYKENELINATVITEGNLIAEVFPSNKIIPEKYSTEQIFDGNGQLLIPGMIDVHIHGAKNYDMMDGSTESIQAVSMACAETGCTSFLVTSVSSSLEDLIQMIRQTKKVVGKEQGAKIAGIHLEGPYLNIEKKGMQNPAYLRHPDLKEMKQIFDEADGLIKMVTIAPELPGGIELIDFLKKRGVVIAIAHSNATYEEAQDAFEKGATHITHCFNAMPAIHHRAPGLVTAALENDAVSVQTIVDGVHLHPGIVRLIHKIKGADKIVLTTDALQAMGVGDGEYIFGGHQVTVKEGIARLQDGTLASSTVTMNKSLRLSNEFGISLQDSIQMATSTPAEILGMKKFGRIEKGYIADLVLLNEKFEVLTTWINGEKY, encoded by the coding sequence ATGGCGATTATCAAAAACGTAAAAGTTTACAAAGAAAACGAGTTAATCAATGCAACAGTTATTACAGAAGGCAATCTGATAGCAGAAGTTTTTCCAAGTAATAAAATTATTCCCGAAAAATATTCAACAGAGCAAATTTTTGATGGAAATGGTCAGTTGCTCATACCTGGAATGATTGACGTTCATATCCACGGTGCAAAGAATTACGATATGATGGATGGTTCAACAGAAAGCATCCAAGCTGTATCTATGGCTTGTGCGGAAACAGGATGTACTAGTTTTTTAGTCACATCGGTAAGTTCCTCTTTGGAAGATTTGATTCAAATGATTAGGCAAACAAAAAAAGTGGTCGGAAAAGAGCAAGGAGCAAAAATTGCAGGAATTCACTTAGAAGGCCCCTACCTCAATATTGAAAAAAAAGGCATGCAAAATCCAGCTTATTTAAGACACCCTGACTTAAAAGAAATGAAACAAATTTTTGATGAAGCAGATGGTCTGATTAAAATGGTAACGATTGCGCCAGAATTGCCCGGTGGTATCGAACTCATTGACTTCTTGAAAAAAAGAGGAGTTGTGATTGCAATTGCGCATTCCAATGCAACTTATGAAGAGGCGCAAGATGCTTTTGAAAAAGGAGCAACACATATAACTCATTGCTTCAATGCTATGCCAGCAATCCATCACCGGGCACCCGGACTTGTTACAGCGGCTTTGGAAAATGATGCGGTAAGCGTTCAAACTATCGTAGACGGGGTCCATCTTCATCCTGGGATTGTGCGTCTCATCCATAAAATTAAAGGAGCAGATAAGATTGTTCTCACGACCGATGCCCTTCAAGCTATGGGAGTTGGCGACGGCGAGTATATTTTTGGCGGTCACCAAGTAACAGTTAAGGAAGGAATCGCACGCTTACAAGACGGAACGCTAGCTTCAAGCACCGTGACAATGAATAAATCGTTAAGGTTGAGTAATGAATTTGGTATTAGCTTACAAGACTCGATACAAATGGCCACAAGTACACCCGCAGAAATTCTAGGTATGAAAAAATTCGGTCGCATTGAAAAAGGCTATATCGCTGACTTAGTTTTACTCAATGAAAAATTCGAGGTTCTAACTACATGGATTAATGGTGAAAAATACTAA
- a CDS encoding alpha/beta fold hydrolase has product MPLFKHEGTYFNYEIQGEGIPFLFLHGLGDNLKFAFDTFNNDEKIQLISLDQRGHGKSGHDSRKLSNDSLASDALALMDYLGIQRFYVGGLSMGAGVAVNLAIHAANKVMGLILLRSSATDEPMKKQVIEWFNTVSIYLPKKNGSQLFEQDPLFPSIKDTYPKAIDTFKRYFEDDASVNYYKKFIDIPRDRPIKSKNELTNVTMPTLILANNYDVIHPMEYSLFYARNIENAKYYELTPKTVDVEKHKLEIDTYINTFILSNSKK; this is encoded by the coding sequence ATGCCATTATTTAAACACGAAGGAACTTACTTTAACTATGAAATACAAGGAGAAGGTATCCCCTTTTTGTTTCTTCATGGACTAGGTGATAATTTAAAATTTGCTTTTGACACATTTAACAATGATGAAAAAATCCAATTAATTTCATTGGATCAAAGAGGTCATGGGAAAAGTGGACATGATTCCAGAAAACTTAGCAACGATAGCTTGGCGAGTGATGCACTAGCGTTAATGGATTATTTAGGCATACAGCGTTTTTATGTCGGCGGATTATCTATGGGGGCTGGCGTTGCGGTGAATTTAGCAATCCATGCAGCAAATAAAGTGATGGGGCTTATATTACTTAGGAGCTCTGCGACAGATGAGCCCATGAAAAAACAAGTGATAGAATGGTTTAATACCGTAAGTATATATTTACCTAAAAAAAATGGTTCACAGTTATTTGAGCAAGACCCACTATTTCCATCAATAAAAGATACCTACCCTAAAGCAATTGATACTTTTAAGCGATATTTTGAAGACGACGCCTCTGTTAATTACTATAAAAAATTTATTGATATACCTAGAGATAGGCCAATAAAAAGCAAAAATGAATTAACTAATGTGACGATGCCCACACTGATACTTGCAAATAACTATGATGTGATTCACCCGATGGAATACAGTTTATTTTATGCACGTAATATAGAAAACGCAAAGTATTATGAACTCACGCCTAAGACTGTTGATGTAGAGAAACATAAACTCGAAATAGATACCTATATTAATACATTCATCTTAAGTAACTCAAAAAAGTAG
- the manA gene encoding mannose-6-phosphate isomerase, class I: MKEALFLNPVFQDRIWGGTKLHDYFGYDIPSKTTGEDWAISAHPNGPSVIKNGEYKGKTLAELWQEKPELFGNPKEAVFPLLTKILDANTDLSVQVHPNDEYAKVHENGELGKTECWYIIDCAPGAELIYGHKAASKEEFASWAKNGEWDKLLRKVAIKPGEFYYVPSGTIHALGTGTLVLETQQSSDTTYRVYDYDRKDAEGNLRELHLDKAIDVTTAPHVDAKLDIKTETRDGLTETTFVSNDFFSVYKWEVDGTAEFAAKAPYTLVSILDGEAVLTIDGNEQAIKKGDHFVLPNEVKSWKITGKITAIVSTPPVK, encoded by the coding sequence ATGAAAGAAGCATTATTTTTAAACCCTGTTTTTCAAGATCGAATTTGGGGTGGAACGAAATTACATGATTACTTTGGTTACGATATTCCGTCCAAAACGACCGGAGAAGACTGGGCGATTTCCGCTCATCCAAATGGTCCTTCTGTCATCAAAAACGGGGAATATAAAGGGAAAACTTTAGCTGAATTATGGCAAGAAAAACCAGAACTTTTTGGTAATCCGAAAGAAGCTGTTTTTCCACTACTTACAAAAATCTTGGATGCAAATACGGATCTTTCTGTACAAGTTCATCCAAATGACGAATATGCCAAAGTACATGAAAACGGTGAACTTGGTAAAACGGAATGCTGGTATATTATTGACTGTGCTCCGGGTGCGGAATTAATTTATGGACATAAAGCAGCAAGCAAAGAAGAATTCGCTAGCTGGGCAAAAAATGGCGAATGGGATAAATTGCTTCGTAAAGTAGCGATTAAACCGGGTGAATTTTATTACGTTCCAAGTGGCACGATTCATGCACTAGGTACTGGCACTTTAGTACTTGAAACGCAACAAAGCTCTGACACAACTTACCGCGTATATGACTATGACCGCAAAGACGCAGAAGGAAACTTGCGCGAACTTCATTTAGATAAAGCAATCGACGTTACAACTGCGCCACATGTGGATGCGAAGTTAGATATTAAAACAGAAACACGCGATGGTTTAACCGAAACTACTTTTGTATCGAATGACTTCTTTAGCGTTTATAAGTGGGAAGTGGATGGCACGGCTGAATTTGCGGCCAAAGCGCCTTACACGTTAGTGAGTATTTTAGACGGAGAAGCGGTACTTACGATTGATGGCAACGAACAGGCTATTAAAAAAGGAGATCATTTCGTTTTACCAAATGAAGTGAAATCTTGGAAAATAACTGGTAAAATCACAGCGATTGTTTCTACACCTCCTGTAAAATAA
- a CDS encoding NADPH-dependent oxidoreductase: MNDVLTLLRNHRSFRKYKQGIEIPEEKLDAIIRAAQAAPSWINGQHYSIIAIKDQDRKNKMAELCGNQPYIAECSVFLCFVADFHRVKVASELHGKSFQIASEEDLLMVAATDIGLCMQNALTAAESLDYGTICIGGLRRNITATSEFLALPKYVMPVVGLCIGVPDVEAPVKPRLPKEAVYFEETYQTDVMPLLEAYDQEIIPFSEREGFVSYTERLAKFYDKPYYPNLTEQIKERGFLGGK, translated from the coding sequence ATGAATGACGTATTAACTTTACTCAGAAATCATCGTTCTTTTCGGAAATATAAACAGGGTATCGAAATTCCGGAAGAAAAGCTCGATGCTATTATTCGAGCAGCTCAAGCAGCCCCGTCGTGGATTAATGGACAGCATTATTCCATTATTGCGATTAAAGATCAAGATCGTAAAAACAAAATGGCAGAACTTTGCGGGAATCAACCATACATAGCTGAATGTTCGGTATTTCTTTGTTTTGTAGCAGATTTCCACCGTGTAAAAGTAGCAAGTGAGCTGCACGGCAAAAGTTTCCAAATTGCTAGTGAAGAAGATTTGTTGATGGTTGCAGCAACGGATATAGGTTTGTGTATGCAAAATGCTTTAACAGCCGCTGAGTCGCTTGATTATGGGACAATTTGTATTGGTGGTTTACGGAGAAATATTACAGCTACTTCTGAGTTTCTTGCTTTACCAAAATATGTCATGCCGGTCGTTGGGCTTTGTATCGGGGTTCCGGATGTAGAAGCTCCTGTAAAACCTCGCTTGCCGAAAGAAGCCGTTTATTTTGAAGAAACGTACCAAACTGATGTTATGCCTTTACTTGAAGCTTATGACCAAGAAATCATTCCTTTTTCTGAGCGGGAAGGTTTTGTGTCTTATACCGAACGTTTAGCAAAATTTTATGATAAGCCGTATTATCCGAATTTAACAGAACAAATAAAAGAAAGAGGCTTTTTAGGCGGAAAATAA
- a CDS encoding helix-turn-helix domain-containing protein, whose amino-acid sequence MRQQQIDFKWLEENFLTTNEAATYLGISKQALLSLAKRDLLPFTKKGNMVLFHRIDIELRLESQQSLRKKYRPFET is encoded by the coding sequence GTGCGCCAACAACAAATAGATTTTAAATGGCTAGAAGAAAACTTCCTGACTACAAATGAAGCCGCGACTTACTTAGGCATATCTAAGCAAGCTCTCCTTTCCTTAGCAAAACGTGATTTACTCCCGTTTACAAAAAAAGGAAATATGGTTCTTTTTCACCGAATAGATATTGAACTTCGGTTAGAAAGCCAGCAAAGTTTACGCAAAAAGTACCGCCCTTTTGAAACCTAA
- the hemQ gene encoding hydrogen peroxide-dependent heme synthase, with protein MNEAVKTLDGWFCLHDFRSIDWAAWRELNPGNQELMLNELSHFLSDMEITKNIGEGEHTIYSILGQKADLVFFTLRDSLEALNEVENRFNKLAIADYLLPTYSYISVVELSNYLASHMAGGEDPYQNKGVRARLYPALPPKKHICFYPMSKKRDGADNWYMLPMEERQKLIRDHGLIGRSYAGKVQQIIGGSIGFDDYEWGVTLFSDDALEFKRIVTEMRFDEASARYAEFGSFFIGNLLPSENLSKLFTI; from the coding sequence ATGAATGAAGCAGTAAAAACTTTAGATGGATGGTTTTGTCTACATGATTTTCGTTCGATTGACTGGGCAGCGTGGCGTGAATTAAATCCAGGAAATCAAGAACTTATGTTAAATGAGCTAAGCCACTTTTTAAGCGATATGGAAATTACAAAAAATATCGGTGAAGGTGAACATACCATTTACAGCATTCTTGGTCAAAAAGCGGATTTAGTATTCTTCACTTTACGCGATTCCTTAGAGGCATTAAATGAAGTCGAAAACCGTTTTAATAAATTAGCCATTGCCGACTACTTATTACCAACGTATTCCTACATATCTGTTGTGGAATTAAGTAACTATCTTGCATCTCATATGGCTGGCGGCGAAGATCCTTACCAAAATAAAGGCGTTCGTGCGAGACTTTACCCAGCTCTTCCGCCTAAAAAACACATTTGCTTCTATCCTATGAGTAAAAAACGTGACGGCGCTGATAATTGGTATATGCTTCCAATGGAAGAACGCCAAAAACTTATCCGCGATCACGGTCTTATTGGCAGAAGCTATGCTGGAAAAGTACAACAGATTATCGGTGGCTCCATCGGTTTTGATGACTACGAATGGGGTGTGACCTTATTTTCAGACGATGCACTAGAATTCAAACGAATCGTGACAGAAATGCGTTTTGATGAAGCAAGTGCGCGTTATGCTGAGTTTGGTTCCTTCTTCATCGGAAACCTTCTACCATCCGAAAATCTCTCCAAATTATTTACAATTTAA